The Gemmobacter aquarius genome contains the following window.
GCCGCCAGCAATAGGGCGGCAAGGGCGTAGCGCCGCACCTAAACGTCCTTTTTCGTCGCCGCGACGCGGCCGAAATCGGGCGCCGAGGTGTCCTGACCCGCCTCGATGATACCGCGCCGTATCGCGCGGGTGCGTGTGAAATAAGCGTGCAACTCGTCACCATCCCCCATCCGGATGGCGCGCTGCAGGACGAACAATTCCTCGGTGAAACGGCCGAGGATATCCAGCACGGCATCCTTGTTGGTCAAAAACACATCACGCCACATCGTCGGGTCGGACGCGGCGATACGGGTAAAATCGCGGAATCCCGAAGCCGAATATTTGATCACTTCGGAATTTGATACGCGGCGCAGGTGATCGGCAACGCCGACCATCGTATAGGCGATCAGATGCGGCGTGTGCGACACCACGGCCAGCACCAGATCATGGTGGCCTGCGTCCATCTCGTCGACATTCGCCCCCATGCCTTCCCACAGGGAACGCAAACGAGCGGTCGCGTCAGGGGTCGAGGCTTCAGTCGGGGTCAAAAGGCACCAGCGGTTCTGGAACAGTGTCGCAAAACCCGACCGCGGCCCTGAATGTTCCGTTCCGGCAAGCGGATGCGCCGGAACAAAGGCGACACCGGCGGGAATATGCGCGGCGACCGCCTCGATCACCGCTTGTTTTACCGAGCCGACATCGGTCACGCAGGCGCCTTGCTTCAGATGCGGGGCCATCGCGGCGGCGATTTCGCCCATCGCTCCGACCGGAACGCACAGGACGACCAGATCGGCCCCCTCGACCGCCTCGGCGGCTGTTGCATAGACACGGTCGCACAAGCCGATTTCCAGCGCGACCGCCCGCGTCTCGGCGGATTTCGCATGTCCGACGATATCGTTTGCCAGCCCGAACTGACGGATTGCCAATGCCATGGACGAGGCGATCAGACCCAGCCCGATAAACGCGACGCGGTCATACAACGGGGCATCGGCGCGGGTCATTTCACACCCTTGAACTGCGCCACGGCATGCGCGACGCGGCGACAGGCGGCTTCGTCCCCGATGGTGATCCGCAAGCAATGCGGCAGCTTGTAGGACGACACCCGCCGCACGATCAGACCCTGCTCTTGCAAAAACGCATCGCAGGCCCCCGCTTCGTCTTCCGACGCGAAACGGGCCAGAACGAAATTTGCCATCGACGTATCCGAGGGCACGCCGAGTTCGGCCAAGGCTTCGGAAAGCCAATGCCGCATGCGGGCGTTCTCCGATCGGCACTTGGCCACAAAATCCTGATCACGCACTGCCGCCTCGGCGGTTTCGAGTTGCGTCGTCGACAGGTTGAACGGCCCGCGGATGCGGTTGAGCACATCGACGATCGCACGCGGCCCGTAGCCCCAGCCGATCCGCAACCCGCCCAGCCCGTAGATCTTGGAAAAGGTGCGGGTCATGAACACATTGCTGCGGGTTTCGATCAGCGCGGCCCCGCCGTCATAACCGTCGACATATTCGGCGTAGGCCCCGTCCAGCACCAGAATGGCCTGCTTCGGCAGACCCGCAGCCAGACGTTCGACCTCGGCCATGGAAATCATCGTTCCGGTCGGATTGTTCGGGTTGGCGATAAACACAAGCCGCGTCCGCCGGTTACAGGCGGCGAGGATGGCATCGACATCGGTCGTCCGTTCGCGTTCGACCACTTCGACCGGGGTCGCGCCCACGGCCAGCGCCGAAATCCGGTACATCAGGAAACCGTGCTCGGTAAAGACCACCTCATCCTTCGGACCGGCATAGGCCTGGCACAGAAAGGTGATGATCTCGTCGGACCCGACACCGCAAATGATGCGGTCAGCATCGAGCCTGTGCACCTCGGCTATGGCGGCGCGAAGATCGGCGTGATCGGTGCCGGGATAGCGGTGCAAAGAGTGGACAGTGCGCGAGAACGCCTCTTTCGACTTGTCCGAGGGGCCAAAGGGATTCTCGTTCGACGATAGCTTGACCGCGTTCTGCACACCCGCAACATGCGCCTTGCCGCCCTGATACAGCGCGATATCAAGGATGCCGGGTTGCGGTCGAATGGCGTCGGTCATGGAACTACCCCCTGTCAGGCGGCTTCTAACGATGGCCCAAGCGCAAGGCCAGTGGGTTTATCAGGATGAACGGTCGCCGCCCTTATTTGCTGCGCGATTGCAGCCAGTCCATCAGCGCCATCAGCACGCCGGACACGACGAATGTCAGATGGATCACCGTCAACCACATCAGCGTGCGATCATCTGCGGCTGGCGAAGAGGAATCACCTATTTCCATGAACCGCTTCAGAAGATGGATACCCGAAATCGCGACGATCGAGGCGATAAGCTTCATCTTCAGGCCGCCGAAATCGACCTTGCCCATCCATTCGGGGCGGTCGGTCCCCGCGTCGAAATCGAACTTCGACACGAAGTTTTCGTAGCCAGAGAACATGACGATCAACAAAAGATTGGCCGCCAGCGTCAGGTCGATCAGCGTAAGGACGACCAGAATGGTCTTTTCCGGCGAAAGGGTCAGGATCTGCGGCGCATAATACACCAATTCGCGCAGGAAAATCACGGTCAACATCGCCAGCGCGATGATCAGACCAAGATACATCGGCGCCATCAACCAGCGCGAAGCAAACAACCCACGTTCGAAACGGTCTTCGATTTCACTCTTTTTCATGGCGCGACAATTGGAGCGAAGCGCACAAAAAGCAAGAGGCCCGCCAGACAGGCGGGCCTCCCGGTGCACAGATGCGACAGATCAGTTCTTCGCGTAGTATTCGACGACCAGGTTCGGTTCCATCTGGACCGGATAGGGCACATCGCCCAGGCCCGGCGTGCGGATGAACTTTGCAACCATCTTGGAATGGTCGACTTCGATGTAGTCGGGAACGTCACGCTCGGTCAGGGCAACGGCTTCAAGAACCAGACCCATCTGCTTCGACTTCTGACGGACCTCGATCACATCGCCTTCCTTGACGCGGTAGGACGCGATGTTGACGCGCTTGCCGTTCACCATCACGTGGCCGTGGTTGACGAACTGGCGGGCGGCAAAAATCGTCGGAACGAACTTGGCGCGGTAAACGACGGCGTCGAGACGACGCTCGAGCATGCCCACCAGCATCTCGCCGGTATCGCCCTTGACCCGTTCAGCTTCGCCGTAGATCTTGCGGAACTGCTTTTCGGTCAGGTCGCCGTAGTAACCCTTGAGTTTCTGCTTGGCGCGCAGCTGCGTACCGAAGTCCGACAGCTTGTTCTTGCGGCGCTGGCCGTGCTGGCCAGGGCCGTATTCGCGCTTGTTCACCGGGGACTTCGGGCGTCCCCAGATGTTTTCGCCCATGCGGCGGTCGATCTTGTGCTTGGCAGAGGTGCGTTTGGTCACCGCTGATCTCCTTCGAGGTTGTGAAGGGCGTTGTCCTTTCCCCCTTGCAGGGGCGACAGGTTTCCCCTTGCGGGGTCCACCAACACCAATGAAAAACCCCGGCCTTTCGACCGGAGTTGCGCGGCTTATACGCCTGCGTGAAGCAGAGTCAACACTCAGGCCGCGATATCGTGGCGCAGGATCGACGCCTCGGATGCCGACAGGTTGCGCCGCGCATAATCGCCATAGCTTTGCGGGTTCGCCTCGATCCCCGGCATCAGCGCAAGCAGGCCTTCGCGCTGGTCGGGTTCGATCATGTCGAGCGCGGTGTTGGACGGATGGAAACTTTCCGTCTCGAGCCCGTTGGCGAAGACGATGTTGTGCCGTTCGAGCAGGATATGGACGTAGGTGACATCCCGCACCGCGTAATCGACCGTGACCGTCAGGTCGTTCAGCAGATCCTGCGCGCGCACCAGAACCTCGGGCGTATTGAACAGCGCCTGTGCCGAGGGGCCGCGCAGCAGCATCCGGTGTTGCGGCGACACCAGCAGATCGGGTTCGGGACGGCCCACGCCGAAAGCTCCGCTGCGAAAGCGCACGGGGCGCAGGTGCGGCATGGCGTAAAGCCGCGCACCGGTCATCCGCCTGCTGCCCGACCACAAGATTTCGGCCGGACCGTTGTCTTTGGTCAGGACGCGGTCACCCGGACGCAGGCTGCGGATCAGGCGCGACCCCGAAGGCGTGGCGATAAGCGTGTCCGGAGTGAAACAGATCACCCCGCCCGCTTCGGCATGGCCCGCTGCTGTATGGGTCCGGTCAATCTGGGTGCGGACGACCCACAGATCGCGGTCCTTGGGTGGCACGTCGCCAAAGAACATCAATAGCCGCGCACCGCTCGAGGGCACTTCGATCAGGATGATCGAAAAGCTCTGCGTGCCATCGGTGACGATGAACCCCTGATCGGCTGCGTCCTCGTCCTCCGCTGCCTCGGGTGTGTCAAGCGGCTGCCGACCCAGCGCCGCACCGACCAGACGGCGCACCATGCGCGCCGCACGTTTTTGCATCTCCGCCTTACCTTCGGGCAATTCGAGAAGCAGCGTATCGTTCGGACGGTCCACACGGACGGCATCACCCGTCCACCGCCACACCACGCCTACGGTCAGCGCACCCAGCGAGGATGCGGCCAGTCCGTCAACTTCTGTCTGTGCCCAAGATATGACGAACGTGCCGCGAGAGCCCGTTTTCATTGCCTGTTACTGCCTGCTCGTTCTTATTTTTATGCAGGCAGGCTAACAGCCCTACAGACTTTTGGCTATATCTTCCGCGCAACAGTGCGCGCAAATGTTCAGAATTTGACCCGAAGATTGACCGATCCCACGACTTGCGTATCGGGCTGGGTGATGAATTCCTTGCCCAGCCATGTCAGGCCATAGAACATCTCGGACCGTTCGCCCTGCCAGTGGATTCCGGCCCTTGCGCGGCTGCGCGTTTGTTCGAGCTGTGCCGCATCGCCGGCGACGAAGTATTCGCTGTCATAGACACGGGCGATGTCGCCGCCGACTGTAAGACTAAAGCCTTCGACGCGGCTGCCCGATACGGCGCGGTACCTTTGGCCAGTGGGGCCGTCGCGCAGCATCAACGCTTCGCGGGTGTAGCCGCCAAAGCTCAGGTCGGCACCGACGCGCACAAAGTCTTCCACCCCGGCCTGTGCTTCGATGAACGGACGCATCTCACCCTGCGGAAGCGCGATGCGGCGACTGATCTCGGCCACCGCGGTCGGAAAGAAGTTGTCGCCTATCTGGTCACCGAACACCTGCGGCTCGGGCAGCCCGACCAGATCGTGAATGCGCGCCTGCAGATTGCTTGCTCCGCTCTGCGGGCCGGTGATGACAAGATTTCCACCCAAGCTGGTGTCGAACCCTTGCCAATCGAAATGCGTGTGCAGACCGAAGGTCAGCGATCCGACATAGCGCCGGTCGTCCGGATCGGGCGAGACGAGATCGGCGGGAGCGATCGTTTCGCCCACGGCGCGGAATTCGAGGATATCACCCGGTGTGGTAGGCAGATGACCCAGCCATTCGCTGCCGCGCACGCGCGACAGAGTATAGGACCCCGTCCGCCAACGGTCACGCGTATCGCCAAAGACATCATTGGTGAAAAGCCGGCCCCAGCCAAGCGTCACACGCTCTTCCTGTGCGTTTGCAGGTGCGGTCGAGAGCGTCAGAACGGCGAGGAGTGCAAGCAAGGGCTTGTTCATAAGGATATCCAGCACATTAGGCCCCCCGGCCCGTACTTTTTATAGCGACCGCTCGCATCCGGCTAGCCCCGAGCACACCAAATCGTAACGCCGCCAGAAAGCGTGACAAAAACATCTGCAACCGCCGATCCGATGCCGGAATCAGCCTGCAAATTCGTCAAATGAAGTGTCGATTTCGTCATTTGACGAAACTGCACGACAGGTGAAGTCCGGCTGTTTCGACATTTTCGTCAAAGAAACGCATGAATCGACACGGACCATAAACGTTCATCATTAAAACGTTTCCACACTAAAGTATGTTGATGCATATCAAACGGACCGTCGTCGACCAGTGTGACGAGTGACCGTGTTAGTGACTTAGCGAGTGCGTGGTTTTTGTGCTTCGTTGGTGTAAGTAACGAGTATAGGTCGACGACGGTCACTTCCCCCGCAACCCCCGGGCTCCGATGATATCGGTGGTCCCGGCAGGACGGCGAAGGACGGGCGCTATCATCGAAATTCGTTATGCCCGCCCAACCCAAGCCCGACG
Protein-coding sequences here:
- a CDS encoding Hint domain-containing protein, which produces MKTGSRGTFVISWAQTEVDGLAASSLGALTVGVVWRWTGDAVRVDRPNDTLLLELPEGKAEMQKRAARMVRRLVGAALGRQPLDTPEAAEDEDAADQGFIVTDGTQSFSIILIEVPSSGARLLMFFGDVPPKDRDLWVVRTQIDRTHTAAGHAEAGGVICFTPDTLIATPSGSRLIRSLRPGDRVLTKDNGPAEILWSGSRRMTGARLYAMPHLRPVRFRSGAFGVGRPEPDLLVSPQHRMLLRGPSAQALFNTPEVLVRAQDLLNDLTVTVDYAVRDVTYVHILLERHNIVFANGLETESFHPSNTALDMIEPDQREGLLALMPGIEANPQSYGDYARRNLSASEASILRHDIAA
- a CDS encoding lipid A-modifier LpxR family protein yields the protein MNKPLLALLAVLTLSTAPANAQEERVTLGWGRLFTNDVFGDTRDRWRTGSYTLSRVRGSEWLGHLPTTPGDILEFRAVGETIAPADLVSPDPDDRRYVGSLTFGLHTHFDWQGFDTSLGGNLVITGPQSGASNLQARIHDLVGLPEPQVFGDQIGDNFFPTAVAEISRRIALPQGEMRPFIEAQAGVEDFVRVGADLSFGGYTREALMLRDGPTGQRYRAVSGSRVEGFSLTVGGDIARVYDSEYFVAGDAAQLEQTRSRARAGIHWQGERSEMFYGLTWLGKEFITQPDTQVVGSVNLRVKF
- a CDS encoding TIGR00645 family protein, which encodes MKKSEIEDRFERGLFASRWLMAPMYLGLIIALAMLTVIFLRELVYYAPQILTLSPEKTILVVLTLIDLTLAANLLLIVMFSGYENFVSKFDFDAGTDRPEWMGKVDFGGLKMKLIASIVAISGIHLLKRFMEIGDSSSPAADDRTLMWLTVIHLTFVVSGVLMALMDWLQSRSK
- the hisC gene encoding histidinol-phosphate transaminase, whose protein sequence is MTDAIRPQPGILDIALYQGGKAHVAGVQNAVKLSSNENPFGPSDKSKEAFSRTVHSLHRYPGTDHADLRAAIAEVHRLDADRIICGVGSDEIITFLCQAYAGPKDEVVFTEHGFLMYRISALAVGATPVEVVERERTTDVDAILAACNRRTRLVFIANPNNPTGTMISMAEVERLAAGLPKQAILVLDGAYAEYVDGYDGGAALIETRSNVFMTRTFSKIYGLGGLRIGWGYGPRAIVDVLNRIRGPFNLSTTQLETAEAAVRDQDFVAKCRSENARMRHWLSEALAELGVPSDTSMANFVLARFASEDEAGACDAFLQEQGLIVRRVSSYKLPHCLRITIGDEAACRRVAHAVAQFKGVK
- the rpsD gene encoding 30S ribosomal protein S4, with protein sequence MTKRTSAKHKIDRRMGENIWGRPKSPVNKREYGPGQHGQRRKNKLSDFGTQLRAKQKLKGYYGDLTEKQFRKIYGEAERVKGDTGEMLVGMLERRLDAVVYRAKFVPTIFAARQFVNHGHVMVNGKRVNIASYRVKEGDVIEVRQKSKQMGLVLEAVALTERDVPDYIEVDHSKMVAKFIRTPGLGDVPYPVQMEPNLVVEYYAKN
- a CDS encoding prephenate/arogenate dehydrogenase family protein, with protein sequence MTRADAPLYDRVAFIGLGLIASSMALAIRQFGLANDIVGHAKSAETRAVALEIGLCDRVYATAAEAVEGADLVVLCVPVGAMGEIAAAMAPHLKQGACVTDVGSVKQAVIEAVAAHIPAGVAFVPAHPLAGTEHSGPRSGFATLFQNRWCLLTPTEASTPDATARLRSLWEGMGANVDEMDAGHHDLVLAVVSHTPHLIAYTMVGVADHLRRVSNSEVIKYSASGFRDFTRIAASDPTMWRDVFLTNKDAVLDILGRFTEELFVLQRAIRMGDGDELHAYFTRTRAIRRGIIEAGQDTSAPDFGRVAATKKDV